In the Gossypium arboreum isolate Shixiya-1 chromosome 10, ASM2569848v2, whole genome shotgun sequence genome, one interval contains:
- the LOC108489536 gene encoding transcriptional corepressor LEUNIG_HOMOLOG-like isoform X2, whose product MAQSNWEADKMLDVYIYDYLVKKKLHVTAKSFMTEGKVAPDPVAIDAPGGFLFEWWSVFWDIFISRTNDKHSEAAAAYIEAQQIKAKEQQQLQMQQLQLMRQAQMQRRDPNHPSLGGPVNATGSEGMLGQSNASALAAKMYEERMKHPNAMNSETSQPLLDARMALLKSATNHPGQLVQGNQGSVTAALQQIQDIKGDVNLGGPQRAMPMDPSIYGQGIMQSKPGMGNTGLNPGVGSLPLKGWPLTGIDQIRPNLGAQVQKPFIQNANQFQLLPQQQQQQVLAQVQTQGNMGSSPMYGDMDPQRFSGLSRGALNAKEGQPIVNDGSIGSPMQSTSSKMNMPPMRQSSSQQDPLQSQHVQQNNRKRKGASSSGAANSTGTGNTVGPSNSQPSTPSTHTPGDAVAAVSNMQHGSSMSKNLMMYGSDGTGGIASSTNQLDDMEHFGDVGSLDDNVESFLSHDDGDGGNLFGTLKRNPSEHATETSKGFGFNEVGSIRKSNGKVTCCHFSSDGKLLASAGHDKKAVLWNTETLETECTPEEHTHIITDIRFRPNSTQLATSSFDTTVRVWDAAQPSYCMWKYTGHTAQVMSLDFHPKKNDLFCSCDGNSEIRFWNINQYSCTRISKGGCSNVRFQPRIGQFLAAAAETVVSIVDVETDRRTQLLQGHNTEVHSICWDTNGDFLASVSQDSVRVWSLASGECIHELNSSGNKFHSCVFHPSFPALLVVGGYQSLELWNTAENKCMTIPAHDCVISALTQSQVTGMVASASYDKSVKIWK is encoded by the exons ATGGCGCAGAGTAATTGGGAAGCAGATAAGAT GCTTGAtgtttatatatatgattatttGGTAAAGAAAAAACTGCATGTCACTGCAAAGTCCTTCATGACAGAAGGGAAAGTCGCCCCGGATCCAGTAG CGATTGATGCTCCCGGTGGGTTTCTTTTTGAGTGGTGGTCTGTCTTTTGGGACATATTTATATCGAGAACTAATGACAAGCATTCAGAGGCTGCTGCAGCATACATAGAG GCACAACAAATCAAGGCAAAGGAGCAACAACAGTTGCAGATGCAGCAGTTGCAACTGATGCGTCAAGCTCAGATGCAACGCAGGGATCCTAATCATCCTTCTTTAGGTGGTCCTGTAAATGCAACTGGCTCTGAAGGAATGCTAGGGCAGTCAAATGCAAGTGCATTGGCAGCAAAAATGTATGAAGAGCGCATGAAACACCCAAATGCGATGAATTCAGAGACATCCCAGCCACTTCTTGATGCTAGGATGGCCCTCTTAAAATCAGCTACAAATCATCCTGG TCAGTTGGTTCAAGGAAATCAAGGAAGTGTAACTGCAGCATTGCAACAAATTCAG GACATTAAAGGTGACGTGAATTTGGGCGGTCCACAGAGAGCCATGCCCATGGATCCCTCAATTTATGGACAGGGAATCATGCAGTCAAAACCTGGAATGGGAAATACAG GTTTGAACCCTGGAGTTGGTAGCCTTCCGTTGAAGGGTTGGCCATTAACC GGCATCGATCAAATTCGGCCAAATTTAGGTGCTCAAGTGCAAAAGCCATTCATACAGAATGCAAACCAGTTTCAGCTTCTGCCACAGCAGCAGCAACAGCAGGTCTTAGCACAAGTCCAGACACAAGGAAATATGGGTAGTTCCCCTATGTATGGAGATATGGATCCTCAAAGATTTTCAGGACTATCTCGAGGTGCCTTAAATGCAAAAGAAGGCCAGCCAATTGTCAATGATGGATCTATAGGTTCTCCAATGCAATCAACTTCATCAAAA ATGAACATGCCACCGATGAGACAATCTTCCTCTCAACAAGACCCATTGCAGTCGCAACATGTGCAACAG AATAACCGGAAAAGAAAAGGGGCCTCATCTTCTGGTGCTGCTAATAGCACCGGTACTGGAAACACTGTGGGTCCTTCTAACTCTCAGCCATCAACCCCATCAACCCATACACCTGGTGATGCAGTAGCTGCAGTTAGCAATATGCAGCACGGTAGTAGCATGTCCAAAAATTTGATGATGTATGGATCTGATGGAACAGGTGGTATTGCATCATCAACCAACCAGCTG GACGACATGGAACACTTTGGAGATGTTGGCTCCTTAGACGACAATGTGGAGTCTTTTCTCTCACATGATGATGGAGATGGGGGAAATTTGTTTGGCACCCTAAAACGAAATCCTTCTGAACATGCTACTGAGACTTCAAAGG GTTTTGGCTTCAATGAAGTTGGTTCAATACGTAAAAGCAATGGCAAAGTCACCTGTTGTCATTTCTCTTCTGATGGAAAGCTATTGGCCAGTGCTGGGCATGACAAGAAG GCTGTTCTTTGGAACACGGAAACTCTGGAAACTGAATGCACACCTGAGGAACACACTCATATTATTACTGATATTCGCTTCAGACCAAATTCCACTCAGCTGGCAACATCTTCTTTTGATACAACAGTGCGAGTTTGGGATGCTGCACAA CCAAGTTATTGCATGTGGAAATATACAGGGCATACGGCACAAGTTATGTCCCTTGATTTTCACCCTAAGAAGAATGATCTTTTCTGCTCTTGTGATGGTAACAGTGAGATTCGCTTTTGGAACATCAATCAGTATTCTTGCACTCGTATCTCCAAG GGAGGCTGCAGTAATGTCAGATTTCAACCAAGAATAGGACAATTTCTAGCTGCGGCAGCGGAGACTGTAGTGTCTATTGTGGATGTTGAGACTGACAGAAGAACACAGTTATTGCAG GGGCACAATACAGAGGTTCACTCTATTTGTTGGGACACAAATGGAGACTTTTTAGCATCTGTCAGTCAGGATTCTGTTAGAGTGTGGTCGCTGGCTTCGGGAGAGTGCATTCATGAGCTCAATTCTAGTGGGAACAAGTTTCATTCTTGTGTTTTTCATCCTAGCTTTCCTGCTCTCTTGGTTGTTGGTGGTTATCAG TCACTGGAGCTTTGGAACACAGCTGAGAACAAGTGTATGACAATTCCGGCCCATGACTGTGTCATATCAGCCCTGACTCAGTCTCAAGTTACAGGGATGGTTGCCTCTGCCAGTTACGACAAATCCGTCAAAATATGGAAATAA
- the LOC108489536 gene encoding transcriptional corepressor LEUNIG_HOMOLOG-like isoform X3, with translation MQQLQLMRQAQMQRRDPNHPSLGGPVNATGSEGMLGQSNASALAAKMYEERMKHPNAMNSETSQPLLDARMALLKSATNHPGQLVQGNQGSVTAALQQIQDIKGDVNLGGPQRAMPMDPSIYGQGIMQSKPGMGNTGLNPGVGSLPLKGWPLTGIDQIRPNLGAQVQKPFIQNANQFQLLPQQQQQQVLAQVQTQGNMGSSPMYGDMDPQRFSGLSRGALNAKEGQPIVNDGSIGSPMQSTSSKQMNMPPMRQSSSQQDPLQSQHVQQNNRKRKGASSSGAANSTGTGNTVGPSNSQPSTPSTHTPGDAVAAVSNMQHGSSMSKNLMMYGSDGTGGIASSTNQLDDMEHFGDVGSLDDNVESFLSHDDGDGGNLFGTLKRNPSEHATETSKGFGFNEVGSIRKSNGKVTCCHFSSDGKLLASAGHDKKAVLWNTETLETECTPEEHTHIITDIRFRPNSTQLATSSFDTTVRVWDAAQPSYCMWKYTGHTAQVMSLDFHPKKNDLFCSCDGNSEIRFWNINQYSCTRISKGGCSNVRFQPRIGQFLAAAAETVVSIVDVETDRRTQLLQGHNTEVHSICWDTNGDFLASVSQDSVRVWSLASGECIHELNSSGNKFHSCVFHPSFPALLVVGGYQSLELWNTAENKCMTIPAHDCVISALTQSQVTGMVASASYDKSVKIWK, from the exons ATGCAGCAGTTGCAACTGATGCGTCAAGCTCAGATGCAACGCAGGGATCCTAATCATCCTTCTTTAGGTGGTCCTGTAAATGCAACTGGCTCTGAAGGAATGCTAGGGCAGTCAAATGCAAGTGCATTGGCAGCAAAAATGTATGAAGAGCGCATGAAACACCCAAATGCGATGAATTCAGAGACATCCCAGCCACTTCTTGATGCTAGGATGGCCCTCTTAAAATCAGCTACAAATCATCCTGG TCAGTTGGTTCAAGGAAATCAAGGAAGTGTAACTGCAGCATTGCAACAAATTCAG GACATTAAAGGTGACGTGAATTTGGGCGGTCCACAGAGAGCCATGCCCATGGATCCCTCAATTTATGGACAGGGAATCATGCAGTCAAAACCTGGAATGGGAAATACAG GTTTGAACCCTGGAGTTGGTAGCCTTCCGTTGAAGGGTTGGCCATTAACC GGCATCGATCAAATTCGGCCAAATTTAGGTGCTCAAGTGCAAAAGCCATTCATACAGAATGCAAACCAGTTTCAGCTTCTGCCACAGCAGCAGCAACAGCAGGTCTTAGCACAAGTCCAGACACAAGGAAATATGGGTAGTTCCCCTATGTATGGAGATATGGATCCTCAAAGATTTTCAGGACTATCTCGAGGTGCCTTAAATGCAAAAGAAGGCCAGCCAATTGTCAATGATGGATCTATAGGTTCTCCAATGCAATCAACTTCATCAAAA CAGATGAACATGCCACCGATGAGACAATCTTCCTCTCAACAAGACCCATTGCAGTCGCAACATGTGCAACAG AATAACCGGAAAAGAAAAGGGGCCTCATCTTCTGGTGCTGCTAATAGCACCGGTACTGGAAACACTGTGGGTCCTTCTAACTCTCAGCCATCAACCCCATCAACCCATACACCTGGTGATGCAGTAGCTGCAGTTAGCAATATGCAGCACGGTAGTAGCATGTCCAAAAATTTGATGATGTATGGATCTGATGGAACAGGTGGTATTGCATCATCAACCAACCAGCTG GACGACATGGAACACTTTGGAGATGTTGGCTCCTTAGACGACAATGTGGAGTCTTTTCTCTCACATGATGATGGAGATGGGGGAAATTTGTTTGGCACCCTAAAACGAAATCCTTCTGAACATGCTACTGAGACTTCAAAGG GTTTTGGCTTCAATGAAGTTGGTTCAATACGTAAAAGCAATGGCAAAGTCACCTGTTGTCATTTCTCTTCTGATGGAAAGCTATTGGCCAGTGCTGGGCATGACAAGAAG GCTGTTCTTTGGAACACGGAAACTCTGGAAACTGAATGCACACCTGAGGAACACACTCATATTATTACTGATATTCGCTTCAGACCAAATTCCACTCAGCTGGCAACATCTTCTTTTGATACAACAGTGCGAGTTTGGGATGCTGCACAA CCAAGTTATTGCATGTGGAAATATACAGGGCATACGGCACAAGTTATGTCCCTTGATTTTCACCCTAAGAAGAATGATCTTTTCTGCTCTTGTGATGGTAACAGTGAGATTCGCTTTTGGAACATCAATCAGTATTCTTGCACTCGTATCTCCAAG GGAGGCTGCAGTAATGTCAGATTTCAACCAAGAATAGGACAATTTCTAGCTGCGGCAGCGGAGACTGTAGTGTCTATTGTGGATGTTGAGACTGACAGAAGAACACAGTTATTGCAG GGGCACAATACAGAGGTTCACTCTATTTGTTGGGACACAAATGGAGACTTTTTAGCATCTGTCAGTCAGGATTCTGTTAGAGTGTGGTCGCTGGCTTCGGGAGAGTGCATTCATGAGCTCAATTCTAGTGGGAACAAGTTTCATTCTTGTGTTTTTCATCCTAGCTTTCCTGCTCTCTTGGTTGTTGGTGGTTATCAG TCACTGGAGCTTTGGAACACAGCTGAGAACAAGTGTATGACAATTCCGGCCCATGACTGTGTCATATCAGCCCTGACTCAGTCTCAAGTTACAGGGATGGTTGCCTCTGCCAGTTACGACAAATCCGTCAAAATATGGAAATAA
- the LOC108489536 gene encoding transcriptional corepressor LEUNIG_HOMOLOG-like isoform X1 — protein sequence MAQSNWEADKMLDVYIYDYLVKKKLHVTAKSFMTEGKVAPDPVAIDAPGGFLFEWWSVFWDIFISRTNDKHSEAAAAYIEAQQIKAKEQQQLQMQQLQLMRQAQMQRRDPNHPSLGGPVNATGSEGMLGQSNASALAAKMYEERMKHPNAMNSETSQPLLDARMALLKSATNHPGQLVQGNQGSVTAALQQIQDIKGDVNLGGPQRAMPMDPSIYGQGIMQSKPGMGNTGLNPGVGSLPLKGWPLTGIDQIRPNLGAQVQKPFIQNANQFQLLPQQQQQQVLAQVQTQGNMGSSPMYGDMDPQRFSGLSRGALNAKEGQPIVNDGSIGSPMQSTSSKQMNMPPMRQSSSQQDPLQSQHVQQNNRKRKGASSSGAANSTGTGNTVGPSNSQPSTPSTHTPGDAVAAVSNMQHGSSMSKNLMMYGSDGTGGIASSTNQLDDMEHFGDVGSLDDNVESFLSHDDGDGGNLFGTLKRNPSEHATETSKGFGFNEVGSIRKSNGKVTCCHFSSDGKLLASAGHDKKAVLWNTETLETECTPEEHTHIITDIRFRPNSTQLATSSFDTTVRVWDAAQPSYCMWKYTGHTAQVMSLDFHPKKNDLFCSCDGNSEIRFWNINQYSCTRISKGGCSNVRFQPRIGQFLAAAAETVVSIVDVETDRRTQLLQGHNTEVHSICWDTNGDFLASVSQDSVRVWSLASGECIHELNSSGNKFHSCVFHPSFPALLVVGGYQSLELWNTAENKCMTIPAHDCVISALTQSQVTGMVASASYDKSVKIWK from the exons ATGGCGCAGAGTAATTGGGAAGCAGATAAGAT GCTTGAtgtttatatatatgattatttGGTAAAGAAAAAACTGCATGTCACTGCAAAGTCCTTCATGACAGAAGGGAAAGTCGCCCCGGATCCAGTAG CGATTGATGCTCCCGGTGGGTTTCTTTTTGAGTGGTGGTCTGTCTTTTGGGACATATTTATATCGAGAACTAATGACAAGCATTCAGAGGCTGCTGCAGCATACATAGAG GCACAACAAATCAAGGCAAAGGAGCAACAACAGTTGCAGATGCAGCAGTTGCAACTGATGCGTCAAGCTCAGATGCAACGCAGGGATCCTAATCATCCTTCTTTAGGTGGTCCTGTAAATGCAACTGGCTCTGAAGGAATGCTAGGGCAGTCAAATGCAAGTGCATTGGCAGCAAAAATGTATGAAGAGCGCATGAAACACCCAAATGCGATGAATTCAGAGACATCCCAGCCACTTCTTGATGCTAGGATGGCCCTCTTAAAATCAGCTACAAATCATCCTGG TCAGTTGGTTCAAGGAAATCAAGGAAGTGTAACTGCAGCATTGCAACAAATTCAG GACATTAAAGGTGACGTGAATTTGGGCGGTCCACAGAGAGCCATGCCCATGGATCCCTCAATTTATGGACAGGGAATCATGCAGTCAAAACCTGGAATGGGAAATACAG GTTTGAACCCTGGAGTTGGTAGCCTTCCGTTGAAGGGTTGGCCATTAACC GGCATCGATCAAATTCGGCCAAATTTAGGTGCTCAAGTGCAAAAGCCATTCATACAGAATGCAAACCAGTTTCAGCTTCTGCCACAGCAGCAGCAACAGCAGGTCTTAGCACAAGTCCAGACACAAGGAAATATGGGTAGTTCCCCTATGTATGGAGATATGGATCCTCAAAGATTTTCAGGACTATCTCGAGGTGCCTTAAATGCAAAAGAAGGCCAGCCAATTGTCAATGATGGATCTATAGGTTCTCCAATGCAATCAACTTCATCAAAA CAGATGAACATGCCACCGATGAGACAATCTTCCTCTCAACAAGACCCATTGCAGTCGCAACATGTGCAACAG AATAACCGGAAAAGAAAAGGGGCCTCATCTTCTGGTGCTGCTAATAGCACCGGTACTGGAAACACTGTGGGTCCTTCTAACTCTCAGCCATCAACCCCATCAACCCATACACCTGGTGATGCAGTAGCTGCAGTTAGCAATATGCAGCACGGTAGTAGCATGTCCAAAAATTTGATGATGTATGGATCTGATGGAACAGGTGGTATTGCATCATCAACCAACCAGCTG GACGACATGGAACACTTTGGAGATGTTGGCTCCTTAGACGACAATGTGGAGTCTTTTCTCTCACATGATGATGGAGATGGGGGAAATTTGTTTGGCACCCTAAAACGAAATCCTTCTGAACATGCTACTGAGACTTCAAAGG GTTTTGGCTTCAATGAAGTTGGTTCAATACGTAAAAGCAATGGCAAAGTCACCTGTTGTCATTTCTCTTCTGATGGAAAGCTATTGGCCAGTGCTGGGCATGACAAGAAG GCTGTTCTTTGGAACACGGAAACTCTGGAAACTGAATGCACACCTGAGGAACACACTCATATTATTACTGATATTCGCTTCAGACCAAATTCCACTCAGCTGGCAACATCTTCTTTTGATACAACAGTGCGAGTTTGGGATGCTGCACAA CCAAGTTATTGCATGTGGAAATATACAGGGCATACGGCACAAGTTATGTCCCTTGATTTTCACCCTAAGAAGAATGATCTTTTCTGCTCTTGTGATGGTAACAGTGAGATTCGCTTTTGGAACATCAATCAGTATTCTTGCACTCGTATCTCCAAG GGAGGCTGCAGTAATGTCAGATTTCAACCAAGAATAGGACAATTTCTAGCTGCGGCAGCGGAGACTGTAGTGTCTATTGTGGATGTTGAGACTGACAGAAGAACACAGTTATTGCAG GGGCACAATACAGAGGTTCACTCTATTTGTTGGGACACAAATGGAGACTTTTTAGCATCTGTCAGTCAGGATTCTGTTAGAGTGTGGTCGCTGGCTTCGGGAGAGTGCATTCATGAGCTCAATTCTAGTGGGAACAAGTTTCATTCTTGTGTTTTTCATCCTAGCTTTCCTGCTCTCTTGGTTGTTGGTGGTTATCAG TCACTGGAGCTTTGGAACACAGCTGAGAACAAGTGTATGACAATTCCGGCCCATGACTGTGTCATATCAGCCCTGACTCAGTCTCAAGTTACAGGGATGGTTGCCTCTGCCAGTTACGACAAATCCGTCAAAATATGGAAATAA